The DNA segment AAAGTTCCGAAAGGAACAGGTAGTATTTTTGAGAACAACGCTCAAAAATCTCCACCTTCATCATAAAAAAAAGTCGGTTCGTTTATCCTCACCTAAAGACTATCGTCTTTTCTTTTTTTATGATGTCCTTGCGGAACTTTTTTCGGCTCGTGTGTGTTTGTCGCCAAGCCGACAGACAAAAAGCAAAACAATGCCTATCGACTTGGACAAGCAAGTATACGAGCCGAACCGCTTAGATCATTCGCCCTAAAATAGTTCTTACTCGAAATTTGATACGGAATACGTGGGGTTTCGCCCCCACACGACGAGCCAGCACTCTAGCCAAAAAGCAAAGGAAGATCAAAAGATAAGAATAAAATCATAAAAAAGAGAAAACCGGACTTGAATATGTTATTCATGGCCGGTTAACATAACGTCCTATTATCGGTAGCAACTATTTGGATAGAATCCTTGTATTTACAAGGTTTCTTGTTTCTATGTTTATCTATTTCTTATACAGGATTTTATACATCGTTGATAGAAAGAGGATTCTGGGAATCCTCTTTCTTCTTCTTTTTCATGAAATCTTGTATATGGGGTTTCTTGCTCCTCCTTTCCAAAAAATATACTTGTACAAAGTAAATAGTATCTTATACGCTTTAAAAAGGCTGAAATTAGATTAGAAGAATCTTCTTAAGGTTTCTCATCTTCGAGAATATTAAAGTCCTTTAAAAAGAAAAATGAGGCGTTACAAAGGAAAAGTCATATACTAAAAGTAAATCGTATGAATTTACCTGTAATTGTAAAATGGTAAGAAATTTTTAGATACTCATAAAAACTGGCGCAGAATATCTATTCTGCGCCAGCCTTTGTTTAATTTTTTATAGAAATCAATTCTACGCTTTTTATGTTAAAAGTACCTTCCGTTTCTCTAATATCAATGCGGATTTGCTTTGTATGTGGCGTTATATGCATTGTTTTTGTGACATATCCTATGGTTTCATCCTACAGTTTAATTGGTAAAAAGTGTATTTACTGTTTGTTGGATTTTTTCTAATTTTTGTGTTTCTAAGTTTTCTTCTAATGTGTTAGTGATTGGGATGAATTCGAATTTATCTATAAGTATTGTATTATCAGCAAAATCGTTTGAGTTTAAAAACATGGTAAAATTGGAGGATAAGTTTACTGTTGCTACTTGTTGAGGGTCTTCGGTTTGAAAATATATATATTGAAAATCATCATATTTAGGATTTATTATATTTTTTATGGAACCTATACCTAGTGCTCGGAGACTATAATTTGTTACGCCTGCTATATTTAATGTTAGGTTAATTGAACGATTAGGAGAATATGCAACACATCGCATACGAATTTGGTATCTTGCCGCAGTTGGGACATAACACATAATTTGCATACTACTCCTAAGAGAAACTAAATCACCTCCTGTATGACCAGGACCTGATATAACAGAAGATGATGGATCTAAAGACTTAGCTTTTACAGCAGGGATTTGTGTAGTTATTGTATTAGAAATTGTATTGTTGAAATTAACACTTGTATGTGTCCAAGCGAATGATAATTCTCTTTCAGCTGGTAATGATAGGTTGCCTCGAGGACTAATTTTTATATAAGATAAGATATGAGTATACTTAGTACCAAGACCATAAGGAGGAATTTTACCTGCTGGGAATTCTGTGAATATAAAATAATCTATGCCTAAATTTTCAGGTGTATATCCAGAATTGTACCTACGTGGATTTCCATCTATTGTATCAAAATCTATAGCAGTTATATGATAATACTCATACCGACGTTTGACTGCTATACTACGAACAGCGGTATTCGAAATATCAAATGGAGGAGGGTTATCTGTATTTGGCTCCGATAAATTTTCTGGTTTATAAATTGGACTAAGGCGGACAGTACTATCATTTGTATAGCTAAAATGGTTTTGAACAGCATGTAATCCTGGTAAAATATTTTTAGCTGTAAATAGAGTAAATTTATTTAGGCGAGAGAATAAATGTGGAGATCTTGTTAATTCCTGTTCTCTTTGAGCAATAGGTATTGGGCTACCAGTTTCATATCTTCTCATGACAGCATCAGTATAAATTTCTCTAGTAAGTTCTGAGTGAGTACCTGTTGGATATTTTTCTGGGTCATAATTTGGAAAAATGGCAATATGATCTAATACAGTAAAAGTCATTTCTCTACGATACGCATTATATATGTCCCAATTTATATTACTTGAATTTTTAAGCTGATTTAAGCCATCTTGATATTTTTCTGAACAATGATTAATATATTCTGCAATTCTACATTTTAATATGCATTTATAATATTTAGAAGATACCTTATTATTACTTTCTGTTGAGCAATTCGTTAAGCAAGTATTAAGATCGCTAATATAATCTTGAGGATATATACTTTGTATTGATAAGTTAGATGAAGGTGCCCATTTGTCATAATTATCTGCGGCTTGTCGTAATAAATTTAAGTGCCAATTAGCTATTTGTGTATAACCAGGAAGTAATATTATAGCATAGTCTTTTTTTAATTCTTGTAATGTTCCTATAACAAGAGTATCTAAAGTAAGGAATTTGTTTTTCACTGCATCAGCATTTTGTGAAGTGGGATTTGCTTTCCATATATCAAAATATCTTTGATAGTCTTCAAATT comes from the Bacillus thuringiensis genome and includes:
- a CDS encoding insecticidal delta-endotoxin Cry8Ea1 family protein; protein product: MNHNNNNNKYEIIDSHASPYPSNKNSNHSRYPYTNNTNYKDWLNICQQNQQYDEGFETFESADTIAAVSAGIIVAGTMLSAFTSPLGPALIISFGTLLPIFWKPGEDPKTVWKAFVKIGYRPFGLPVDEAIVNLLYNKVDALKTQFEDYQRYFDIWKANPTSQNADAVKNKFLTLDTLVIGTLQELKKDYAIILLPGYTQIANWHLNLLRQAADNYDKWAPSSNLSIQSIYPQDYISDLNTCLTNCSTESNNKVSSKYYKCILKCRIAEYINHCSEKYQDGLNQLKNSSNINWDIYNAYRREMTFTVLDHIAIFPNYDPEKYPTGTHSELTREIYTDAVMRRYETGSPIPIAQREQELTRSPHLFSRLNKFTLFTAKNILPGLHAVQNHFSYTNDSTVRLSPIYKPENLSEPNTDNPPPFDISNTAVRSIAVKRRYEYYHITAIDFDTIDGNPRRYNSGYTPENLGIDYFIFTEFPAGKIPPYGLGTKYTHILSYIKISPRGNLSLPAERELSFAWTHTSVNFNNTISNTITTQIPAVKAKSLDPSSSVISGPGHTGGDLVSLRSSMQIMCYVPTAARYQIRMRCVAYSPNRSINLTLNIAGVTNYSLRALGIGSIKNIINPKYDDFQYIYFQTEDPQQVATVNLSSNFTMFLNSNDFADNTILIDKFEFIPITNTLEENLETQKLEKIQQTVNTLFTN